The Gossypium hirsutum isolate 1008001.06 chromosome D03, Gossypium_hirsutum_v2.1, whole genome shotgun sequence genomic interval TAGATCTGTTGTTACTATTAAGAATCTGGAATTCGGTTACGAGGATGAGGTGAGTTGAGATGTTTGTTTGTGTGAAGAGGATGGTGGGGATTGTTTTAATCTTTCTCATTTATGACAAAAGTTTGGGTTTGTATGTCAGCTGCTATTTAACAGGGCAAATCTTGCAATTGAAAGAGGAGAGAAAATTGCCATTATTGGTCCAAATGGTTGTGGAAAGAGTACTTTACTGAAACTGATAATGCATTTAGAGAAACCGAGAGGCGGTGAAGTGATCCTTGGGGGGCATAATGTTCTACCAAATTATTTTGAGCAGAATCAGGTATTTGGCCTTTGAGAACCTGGGATCCCATTTTGAGCTAAAGAAAGTACGAAGCACTTACTCTAATCAATATTTTTTCAGGCTGAGGCTCTTGATTTGGATAAAACGGTGCTTCAGACGGTGGAAGAGGTTGCAGAGGACTGGAGAATTGATGATATTAAGGGACTCCTTGGTCGTTGCAACTTCAAAGCCGATATGCTTGACAGGAAGGTTTCCCTTTTGAGTGGTGGTGAGAAGGTAATTACTCTACAGAGAAGTTTATATGTCGTACACTTTTTGCTATTGTCAAACAAACCATATTTTTTGCTTTGAATCTATTTTGGTTGATAGTCCTATTCAATTTGACAAATTTTAGGGTACTTCAATTGAAGATGGTTGATTATCCGATGGTGTATTATATTAAAATGTTTAACATTATGCATGCTGATGAATTTTGATTCAAGACTAACCTAATACGGTTCTATTTGACGTCCCATGATGGTAATGATAATGTGCGTTATctatacttttttttgttttcaaggcATGAATTTGAATGTTGTCTTTTCCTGTTGCATTCAGGCGCGTCTTGCTTTCTGCAAATTCATGGTAAAACCATCGACCCTGCTGATTTTGGATGAACCAACTAATCATCTGGATATACCCTCAAAAGAGATGCTAGAGGTTTGTTTTTTCCTTACCTTTCTATATTCACttcatttattattcttttttcaaTAGTGTAGCATTTAGCTTTTTATCACTCATTTATTTTGCAATCTTTCGATTAAATCAGGAGGCAATTAGGGAATACAGTGGCACTGTCATTACTGTTTCGCATGACCGATACTTCATTCGGCAGATAGTCAACAGAGTAGTGGAAGTAAAAGATGGCCATTTGCAGGACTATGCAGGCGACTACAATGTATGGTTTTCTTCAATGAACTCTTCCCATCTTTATAATCCGTCTTTATTAACTGTGAGTACCAATTTCAAATGAACAGTATTATCTGGAGAAGAACCTCGAGGCAAGGGTAAAGGAGCTTGAGCGTGAGGCGGATCTTGAAGAGAAAGCTCCCAAACTGAAAGCCAAATCAAAGATGTCAAAGGTAAGCAATTATCAATACACTTGAGATTccaagctttttttttaaaaaaacgggAGAGATTATTGTCACATGGTGTACATAAGCATCAACTTTTATGTATCATGCCTTGCTTTGTTTCAACAGGCGGAGAAGGAAGCTCGAAAGAAACAAAAGATGCAGGCTTTTCAAGCGGCTAAACAAAAGTCAAAAGGGCTGAAGAATTCCAAGAGATGGAAATGAAGTATTAAATCTATATACCACACACTGATTAAAGAATGACCTGTTAGTTGAGAGTAGGAATTGAGTGACCACCAGCACCATCTGTATATAATCTTTGATAGAAATAGAGTCCTGAAAATTGAAGCTCTTTGTAATCCTTATTTAGAAGCGAAATTCATTCATTAAGGTGGCAAGTAAAGGATGTGATCCACATTCATGCCTAAATCTAATgttaaaaactcaaaaactggctttcctaaagaaaaagaaatccatggGGGTTTGTGCagtattattttcaaaaaaattatggtaaaTGTGACGCAGGATTGTCACTATGCTCTGCTTTAAAGAGAAGCTGGACTCAAAAATCGATATGTATGTTTTGGATTCCACTCATTATTAGTTAAGCTGTatcatgttttaaaattaaatataaaaagagtACTGATTCATTTGTTCAAGCCAcaatgaattaaaagtaatttgaTCCTAATTGCTAAAAGTCTTAGCAACTCAAACTTTAGTACCAATTTTAAGGCAACCTGTTAAGAGGTACTTAAATTTTCTAATATTTATTTGGTGCAATTCAATGCATAAATTTTATGTCTCACATTATTAATGAGCAAATTAATAAatccttaaaaattatttaatttcacttTATAAATTTCTCATCTCCTTTCTTGTGTATCGACACAAAACTAAAAAAAGTAGGGTTGACTAAAATCTTATAATTTTGCAAGGATAATTTATtactacttttattttattcaaggATCGAgtatatatcaaaatttttattacaaGTTTGGTACTCAATTTTCCATTATGATTTATGATTATTCCTTTCCTTTTCCCCCTTGAAATGTTCAGAAACGGATGCCTCAAACCAAGATGATACCACCACGTTTCAATAGAACGTGTCCAAACTCGAAACCACCCCTTAGCTATACACAGCTGCAAATACCGCATCCTTTTGccctttttttttccccttttttaatTCTAGTTTACAAATTTTAAGAATGAACAAATCAAGAACAAGACGCTACACATTGTTTCTCCTTTGGTTAATCATCCTATCTCATCAAATCCGACCAGTTGTTTGTGAAGGAAACCAGTACAACGAAGAGAAACCATCATTGTTCCAGTTGGTCTCAAACACCTTTTCTTTGTTGAAGAAATCCCATCAAAGTTCATGGGAAAAGGTCAAAACCATCATCCATGAGTTCCAGTTGCAGTTCACTCCTCCAAGTCTAGAGTAATAATATTACCACTTTCCTGTTTTTCTTATTACGTACTTTTATATTAACACAAAtattaaccccttttttttttgtaatgtgGATTAACATGTTATGTGGATGTTAGTTTTAGAGGCACAGGAGGGAAAGACCCAGGTAAGGCTAGTGATGGAACAGGAGAGAAGGTGAAAGAAGCAGTGAAGGACAGCATTGAAACAAGTGAAGCAATAGCTGAAGAAACTGCAAAAACTGCCGCAGAAGCTGTCCACAAAACTGATGAGAAGGTGAAAGAGAGTGCTTCTTCTAAACCAGACGATTCTCATGAGGAACTGTAAACTATATATCCCAACCTATTTAGATGTgggtgttttttctttttctttttttggggtAAGTTTATTTCTGTTATATGATTTTTGTtgacatattaataatttatattatataagttttgatatgtTTGTATATAAGCGATAACTTTTTTCATGGTTGGGATGTGTTGTGGCTAGTTCAAAATTGCTAAATTTACTATCAACTTAAGCTTGGAGAACTTGTCTAAGAAAAAAGCATAGACTCAAGCatgtattattaattttgttttccaTCTGCAGAGAATTAGCATATACTCTTCGAAAACCGTTGATGGTATAACTGGGTTAGGCAGAGAGGTTGTGGAGATGTACGGT includes:
- the LOC107950606 gene encoding uncharacterized protein; amino-acid sequence: MNKSRTRRYTLFLLWLIILSHQIRPVVCEGNQYNEEKPSLFQLVSNTFSLLKKSHQSSWEKVKTIIHEFQLQFTPPSLDFRGTGGKDPGKASDGTGEKVKEAVKDSIETSEAIAEETAKTAAEAVHKTDEKVKESASSKPDDSHEEL